A region from the Rosa rugosa chromosome 6, drRosRugo1.1, whole genome shotgun sequence genome encodes:
- the LOC133714183 gene encoding disease resistance protein RUN1-like isoform X1 produces the protein MAAAADSSSSSSSRIRGSYDVFLSFRGFDTRKIFVGHLYNALQRKALATFIDTEELGKGDVLGVLLKAIDASKLSVVVLSENFAYSKWCLLELEKIVECMETKNHIVVPIFYQVDPADVRYVRGSFSKAFEQHEHKSRGTPEERKRWKSALTRAGYINGWDSRKYEDDVKLIDDVVKNILKQLSNIRESKSNDDLVGMDSHISNMKSLLSAYGSGDVCIVGIWGMGGIGKTTIARAVYEEMCGNFDHHCFLYNVKEDFKRKGEAGMQEELLYRISRENGQHLSSKMIMERLSGIKLLLVLDDVDSSDQIDALLGKQCSFGRGSRIIITTRDKGLLREFDVYEPGYLDEDQALELFKKYAFRTIEPLTEYDHLSQHAIKYAQGLPLALKVLGASLYKKSVREWEVEFEKIKKCQHLGIEGVLRTTFEGLDHLQKTVLLDIACFFKEMKKDYATEILEACGLFPISVLPVLVDRALVTSTGYYVVLTMHDLLLDMALGIVRRESSLSRLTSSDEIEEVLTQNTDTKAVESIDLDLYHSKGIRINAKAFVHMTKLRLLRIRYNRSIDFVDDYYGSRGELYHLIDDCKQQVSGELKFLSHELRCLIWHGCPLKSLPSNFNPKHLVDLDMRSSRIRQLWKGTKLLKKLKYIDLSLSLYLKETPDLTEATNLEKVNLEGCTSLLEVHPSISDLKNLAFLSLKGCKELKILPSSFCMKSLKTLELSGCSNLDKFPEISEVMAELPRLSLDKTAIKELPSSIKNLRGLVTLSLKDCRELESLPSSICELKSLRYVTLSGCSKFKVFPKIVGVEDMKGLIELHMDGTSIEEFLPPISALEELVVLSLRDCEQLKSLPSSIHMKSLDTLILSGCSNLQKFPEISEKMRRLSELHLDDIAIVELPLSIKNLCQLESLSLKDCGELKSLPSSIFELESLSMITVSGCSKFKVFPQNEEDLEGLQKLVTLRLEDCGELRSLPSCICQLKSLRFVALSGCSKFEVFPEILEDMDELRELHLDGTSIKNLSPSIERLKRIMLLNMRNCRSLIFLPENICNLSYLTGLTLSGCLNLHNLPKNLGKLESLVDLEVQGSGIEQPFSLLHPKKSPSSSANCLVGMDRHINKMQSLLCLDQVDDVRIVGICGIGGIGKTTIATAVYDKIAPQFEHHCFLENVKEGFIKHSAEQMQEELLTRILKVKVQSLSILNRGSNMLIERLGMKKVLVVLDDIDDITQIETLLEKPYSFGGGSRIIVTTRKEEIMSGFKIYRPQLSNVEAVELFRHFAFRTNKPSRGYGDLSRRATQHAQVPLDLKVWGAFLFNKSIHEWEDALTDKHTVYWVLTTHFYGLHYSERNILIDVAWFFEGMKKEYATKILHGCGLFPYSALRGLIDRSLISISERDGTIKMHDLLQGIVRDCVRHEDEHEPGNRSRLEGYQGIRCLSTQDQVTKAVEVITLDLSNSKEVYFIAEAFVTMKKLRLLQIYDNGSINCKQHVIGDFEFISHELRCLIWHRYPVKSLPSNFYPKNLVDLDMRFSRLELLWEGTKLLKYLTFINLSHSQYLKEIPDLSTAPNLEKLILDGCTSLFEVHPSIWNHKNLIFLSLKGCRQLEILPTNIHMKSLKTLNLSGCTNLEKFPEISEVMMELSELGLDETAIKKLPSSIERLQGLNVLSMRNCTSLVSLPDSICSLAHLTFLNLSGCSKLSDFPYSLRNNTQSLTISGLEELTFCMRNKEIESEISSDEFFSLSENSSESGEEVDGKEEKVEMGGGSAKG, from the exons atggctgctgctgctgattcttcttcttcttcttcttcacgcATTCGTGGCAGTTATGATGTCTTCTTGAGTTTTAGAGGGTTCGACACTCGCAAGATCTTTGTTGGCCATCTTTACAATGCTCTACAAAGGAAAGCACTCGCTACCTTCATAGATACTGAAGAGCTTGGAAAAGGGGACGTTCTCGGGGTGCTACTGAAAGCTATTGACGCGTCAAAGCTTTCGGTGGTAGTTTTATCTGAGAACTTTGCCTATTCCAAATGGTGCTTACTGGAACTCGAAAAAATCGTGGAATGCATGGAAACAAAGAATCATATAGTGGTTCCCATTTTCTACCAAGTAGATCCGGCTGATGTTCGTTATGTGAGGGGAAGTTTCAGCAAAGCGTTTGAACAACATGAGCACAAGTCCAGGGGGACCCCCGAAGAACGGAAGCGGTGGAAGTCTGCTCTAACTAGAGCCGGCTATATTAACGGCTGGGATTCCCGCAAATATGA GGATGATGTCAAGCTTATTGATGATGTTgttaaaaatattttaaaacaGTTGAGCAACATCAGGGAAAGTAAATCCAATGATGACTTGGTTGGAATGGATTCCCACATAAGCAACATGAAGTCTCTATTAAGTGCTTATGGGTCAGGGGATGTCTGCATTGTTGGAATATGGGGTATGGGTGGTATAGGGAAGACAACCATTGCTAGAGCTGTTTATGAGGAAATGTGTGGAAACTTTGATCACCATTGCTTTCTTTATAACGTCAAGGAAGATTTCAAGAGAAAAGGTGAAGCAGGAATGCAGGAAGAACTTCTATATAGAATCTCAAGGGAAAATGGGCAGCACTTAAGTTCCAAAATGATTATGGAAAGGCTTAGTGGGATAAAACTTTTGcttgttcttgatgatgtggacAGTTCTGATCAAATTGATGCCCTACTTGGAAAACAATGTTCATTTGGTCGTGGAAGTAGAATCATTATAACGACCAGAGATAAGGGCCTACTTAGAGAATTTGATGTATATGAACCGGGATATTTAGATGAAGATCAAGCTCTTGAACTCTTTAAGAAGTATGCCTTCAGAACAATCGAACCCTTAACAGAATACGATCATCTCTCACAGCATGCCATAAAATATGCTCAAGGTCTGCCTTTAGCACTTAAAGTCTTGGGAGCCTCTCTCTATAAGAAAAGTGTACGTGAGTGGGAAGTTgagtttgaaaaaataaagaaatgccAGCACCTGGGAATTGAGGGTGTACTAAGGACAACCTTCGAAGGACTAGATCATCTACAGAAAACAGTACTTCTAgatattgcatgtttctttaaagaaatgaaaaaggacTATGCAACAGAAATTCTGGAGGCTTGTGGCCTCTTTCCCATAAGTGTATTACCAGTTCTAGTTGATAGAGCTCTTGTGACAAGCACTGGATACTATGTTGTGTTGACAATGCATGATTTACTATTGGACATGGCCTTGGGAATTGTCCGTCGAGAATCAAGCCTCAGTAGGTTGACGAGTTCTGATGAAATTGAGGAGGTGTTAACTCAAAACACA GATACGAAAGCAGTTGAAAGTATAGACCTCGACTTGTACCACTCAAAAGGCATACGCATAAATGCTAAAGCTTTTGTTCACATGACGAAACTAAGACTGCTTAGAATCCGATATAACCGATCCATAGACTTTGTTGATGATTATTATGGTTCACGGGGGGAATTATACCATCTAATTGATGACTGTAAACAACAAGTGAGTGGGGAGTTAAAGTTCCTTTCTCACGAGTTGAGGTGTCTCATCTGGCATGGATGCCCCCTGAAATCTTTGCCATCCAATTTCAACCCAAAGCATCTAGTTGACCTTGACATGCGTTCTAGCCGCATCAGACAACTTTGGAAAGGAACCAAG CTTCTGAAGAAGTTGAAATACATTGATTTGAGTCTATCTCTATACCTTAAGGAGACGCCCGACTTAactgaggccacaaatcttgaGAAAGTAAACCTTGAAGGTTGTACAAGTTTATTGGAGGTTCACCCATCCATCTCTGATCTTAAGAACCTCGCTTTCTTGAGTCTAAAAGGGTGCAAAGAGCTTAAGATTCTTCCAAGCAGCTTCTGTATGAAATCTCTTAAGACCCTTGAGCTTTCTGGCTGCTCAAATCTCGACAAATTTCCTGAGATTTCAGAAGTTATGGCCGAGCTACCACGGCTTTCTTTAGATAAGACTGCAATTAAAGAACTGCCCTCATCAATAAAAAATCTTAGGGGGCTTGTCACTTTGAGCCTAAAAGATTGCAGAGAACTTGAGAGTCTCCCGAGCAGCATTTGTGAACTCAAGTCCCTTAGATATGTTACTCTCTCCGGGTGTTCTAAGTTTAAGGTGTTTCCAAAAATTGTGGGGGTAGAAGATATGAAAGGATTAATAGAGCTTCATATGGATGGAACGTCTATTGAAGAGTTTCTGCCACCAATTTCAGCTCTTGAAGAACTTGTTGTCTTGAGTCTAAGAGATTGCGAACAGCTTAAGAGTCTTCCTAGTAGCATTCATATGAAATCTCTTGACACGCTTATTCTTTCTGGATGTTCTAACCTTCAGAAGTTTCCGGAGATCTCAGAAAAAATGCGGAGGCTCTCAGAGCTTCATTTAGATGATATTGCAATTGTAGAACTGCCGCTGTCAATTAAAAATCTTTGCCAGCTGGAATCTTTGAGCCTTAAAGATTGTGGAGAACTCAAGAGTCTTCCAAGCAGCATTTTTGAACTTGAGAGCCTCAGTATGATTACTGTCTCTGGTTGTTCAAAGTTTAAGGTGTTTCCACAAAATGAAGAAGATTTGGAAGGACTACAAAAACTTGTTACATTGAGGCTGGAAGATTGCGGAGAACTTAGGAGTCTGCCGAGCTGCATTTGTCAACTCAAGTCCCTCAGATTTGTTGCTCTCTCTGGTTGTTCGAAGTTTGAGGTGTTTCCGGAAATTTTAGAAGATATGGATGAATTAAGAGAGCTTCATTTGGATGGAACGTCTATCAAAAACCTTTCCCCATCAATTGAACGGCTTAAGAGGATTATGTTATTGAACATGAGAAACTGCAGAAGCCTCATCTTTCTTCCTGAAAATATCTGTAATTTGTCATACCTTACAGGTCTCACTCTCTCAGGGTGCTTGAATCTCCATAACTTGCCCAAGAACTTGGGGAAATTAGAATCCTTGGTGGATCTTGAAGTACAGGGAAGTGGTATAGAGCAACCATTCTCTCTCTTGCATCCAAAGAAGTCACCATCATCATCAGCCAATTGCTTAGTTGGCATGGATCGCCATATAAATAAAATGCAATCGCTATTATGTCTTGATCAGGTGGATGATGTTCGTATTGTTGGAATATGTGGAATTGGGGGTATCGGCAAGACAACCATTGCTACAGCTGTTTATGATAAAATTGCTCCTCAATTTGAACACCATTGTTTTCTTGAGAATGTCAAGGAAGGTTTCATAAAGCATAGTGCAGAACAAATGCAGGAAGAACTTCTGACCAGAATCTTAAAGGTAAAGGTGCAGAGTTTAAGCATTTTGAACAGAGGCTCCAATATGCTTATCGAAAGGCTAGGTATGAAAAAAGTTCTAGTTGTTCTTGATGATATAGACGATATAACCCAGATTGAAACTCTGCTTGAAAAGCCATATTCATTTGGTGGTGGGAGTAGGATCATTGTAACAACTAGAAAGGAAGAAATAATGAGTGGATTTAAAATATATCGTCCCCAGCTATCAAATGTTGAAGCTGTTGAACTCTTCAGACATTTTGCCTTCAGAACAAATAAACCCTCAAGAGGGTATGGTGATCTGTCACGGCGTGCCACACAACATGCTCAAGTGCCTTTAGATCTTAAAGTCTGGGGAGCTTTTCTTTTCAACAAAAGTATACATGAGTGGGAAGATGCCTTGACGGATAAGCACACGGTTTATTGGGTGCTAACAACACACTTTTATGGCCTACATTACTCAGAGAGGAACATATTAATAGATGTTGCATGGttctttgaaggaatgaaaaAAGAGTATGCAACAAAAATTCTGCACGGTTGTGGCCTCTTTCCCTATAGTGCATTAAGAGGTCTAATTGATAGATCTCTCATATCTATCTCAGAAAGGGACGGGACTATCAAAATGCATGATTTACTACAGGGGATTGTTCGGGATTGTGTTCGCCACGAAGATGAACATGAACCTGGGAACCGCAGTAGATTAGAGGGTTACCAGGGAATTAGGTGTTTGTCAACTCAAGACCAG GTTACTAAAGCAGTTGAAGTTATAACCCTTGATCTGTCAAACTCAAAAGAGGTATACTTCATTGCAGAGGCTTTTGTTACAATGAAGAAATTAAGACTGCTCCAAATTTATGATAACGGCTCCATTAACTGTAAACAACATGTGATTGGAGACTTTGAGTTTATTTCTCATGAGTTGAGGTGTCTCATCTGGCATAGATACCCCGTAAAGTCTTTGCCATCCAATTTTTACCCAAAGAATCTTGTCGACCTTGACATGCGTTTTAGTCGCCTTGAACTACTTTGGGAAGGAACCAAG CTTCTGAAGTACTTGACATTCATCAATTTAAGTCACTCTCAGTATCTTAAGGAAATCCCTGACTTAAGCACGGCTCCAAATCTTGAGAAGCTAATTCTTGATGGTTGTACAAGTTTATTTGAGGTGCATCCATCCATTTGGAATCATAAAAACCTCATTTTCTTAAGTCTAAAAGGTTGCAGACAACTTGAGATTCTTCCAACCAACATCCATATGAAATCTCTTAAGACCCTTAATCTTTCTGGCTGCACAAATCTTGAGAAGTTTCCGGAGATTTCAGAAGTTATGATGGAGCTATCAGAGCTTGGTTTAGATGAGACTGCAATTAAAAAACTGCCCTCATCAATTGAACGGCTACAGGGGCTTAATGTATTAAGTATGAGAAACTGCACGAGCCTTGTCTCTCTTCCAGACAGCATCTGTAGTTTGGCACACCTTACATTTCTCAATCTGTCTGGGTGCTCAAAACTTTCCGACTTTCCTTACAGCTTGAGGAATAATACACAATCATTGACAATCAGTGGTTTAGAAGAACTCACATTCTGTATGAGAAACAAAGAAATAGAAAGTGAGATTTCATCAGATGAGTTCTTCAGTCTCTCTGAGAATTCATCGGAGTCGGGGGAAGAGGTTGatggaaaagaagagaaagtgGAGATGGGAGGGGGTAGTGCAAAGGGATGA
- the LOC133714183 gene encoding disease resistance protein RUN1-like isoform X2, producing MAAAADSSSSSSSRIRGSYDVFLSFRGFDTRKIFVGHLYNALQRKALATFIDTEELGKGDVLGVLLKAIDASKLSVVVLSENFAYSKWCLLELEKIVECMETKNHIVVPIFYQVDPADVRYVRGSFSKAFEQHEHKSRGTPEERKRWKSALTRAGYINGWDSRKYEDDVKLIDDVVKNILKQLSNIRESKSNDDLVGMDSHISNMKSLLSAYGSGDVCIVGIWGMGGIGKTTIARAVYEEMCGNFDHHCFLYNVKEDFKRKGEAGMQEELLYRISRENGQHLSSKMIMERLSGIKLLLVLDDVDSSDQIDALLGKQCSFGRGSRIIITTRDKGLLREFDVYEPGYLDEDQALELFKKYAFRTIEPLTEYDHLSQHAIKYAQGLPLALKVLGASLYKKSVREWEVEFEKIKKCQHLGIEGVLRTTFEGLDHLQKTVLLDIACFFKEMKKDYATEILEACGLFPISVLPVLVDRALVTSTGYYVVLTMHDLLLDMALGIVRRESSLSRLTSSDEIEEDTKAVESIDLDLYHSKGIRINAKAFVHMTKLRLLRIRYNRSIDFVDDYYGSRGELYHLIDDCKQQVSGELKFLSHELRCLIWHGCPLKSLPSNFNPKHLVDLDMRSSRIRQLWKGTKLLKKLKYIDLSLSLYLKETPDLTEATNLEKVNLEGCTSLLEVHPSISDLKNLAFLSLKGCKELKILPSSFCMKSLKTLELSGCSNLDKFPEISEVMAELPRLSLDKTAIKELPSSIKNLRGLVTLSLKDCRELESLPSSICELKSLRYVTLSGCSKFKVFPKIVGVEDMKGLIELHMDGTSIEEFLPPISALEELVVLSLRDCEQLKSLPSSIHMKSLDTLILSGCSNLQKFPEISEKMRRLSELHLDDIAIVELPLSIKNLCQLESLSLKDCGELKSLPSSIFELESLSMITVSGCSKFKVFPQNEEDLEGLQKLVTLRLEDCGELRSLPSCICQLKSLRFVALSGCSKFEVFPEILEDMDELRELHLDGTSIKNLSPSIERLKRIMLLNMRNCRSLIFLPENICNLSYLTGLTLSGCLNLHNLPKNLGKLESLVDLEVQGSGIEQPFSLLHPKKSPSSSANCLVGMDRHINKMQSLLCLDQVDDVRIVGICGIGGIGKTTIATAVYDKIAPQFEHHCFLENVKEGFIKHSAEQMQEELLTRILKVKVQSLSILNRGSNMLIERLGMKKVLVVLDDIDDITQIETLLEKPYSFGGGSRIIVTTRKEEIMSGFKIYRPQLSNVEAVELFRHFAFRTNKPSRGYGDLSRRATQHAQVPLDLKVWGAFLFNKSIHEWEDALTDKHTVYWVLTTHFYGLHYSERNILIDVAWFFEGMKKEYATKILHGCGLFPYSALRGLIDRSLISISERDGTIKMHDLLQGIVRDCVRHEDEHEPGNRSRLEGYQGIRCLSTQDQVTKAVEVITLDLSNSKEVYFIAEAFVTMKKLRLLQIYDNGSINCKQHVIGDFEFISHELRCLIWHRYPVKSLPSNFYPKNLVDLDMRFSRLELLWEGTKLLKYLTFINLSHSQYLKEIPDLSTAPNLEKLILDGCTSLFEVHPSIWNHKNLIFLSLKGCRQLEILPTNIHMKSLKTLNLSGCTNLEKFPEISEVMMELSELGLDETAIKKLPSSIERLQGLNVLSMRNCTSLVSLPDSICSLAHLTFLNLSGCSKLSDFPYSLRNNTQSLTISGLEELTFCMRNKEIESEISSDEFFSLSENSSESGEEVDGKEEKVEMGGGSAKG from the exons atggctgctgctgctgattcttcttcttcttcttcttcacgcATTCGTGGCAGTTATGATGTCTTCTTGAGTTTTAGAGGGTTCGACACTCGCAAGATCTTTGTTGGCCATCTTTACAATGCTCTACAAAGGAAAGCACTCGCTACCTTCATAGATACTGAAGAGCTTGGAAAAGGGGACGTTCTCGGGGTGCTACTGAAAGCTATTGACGCGTCAAAGCTTTCGGTGGTAGTTTTATCTGAGAACTTTGCCTATTCCAAATGGTGCTTACTGGAACTCGAAAAAATCGTGGAATGCATGGAAACAAAGAATCATATAGTGGTTCCCATTTTCTACCAAGTAGATCCGGCTGATGTTCGTTATGTGAGGGGAAGTTTCAGCAAAGCGTTTGAACAACATGAGCACAAGTCCAGGGGGACCCCCGAAGAACGGAAGCGGTGGAAGTCTGCTCTAACTAGAGCCGGCTATATTAACGGCTGGGATTCCCGCAAATATGA GGATGATGTCAAGCTTATTGATGATGTTgttaaaaatattttaaaacaGTTGAGCAACATCAGGGAAAGTAAATCCAATGATGACTTGGTTGGAATGGATTCCCACATAAGCAACATGAAGTCTCTATTAAGTGCTTATGGGTCAGGGGATGTCTGCATTGTTGGAATATGGGGTATGGGTGGTATAGGGAAGACAACCATTGCTAGAGCTGTTTATGAGGAAATGTGTGGAAACTTTGATCACCATTGCTTTCTTTATAACGTCAAGGAAGATTTCAAGAGAAAAGGTGAAGCAGGAATGCAGGAAGAACTTCTATATAGAATCTCAAGGGAAAATGGGCAGCACTTAAGTTCCAAAATGATTATGGAAAGGCTTAGTGGGATAAAACTTTTGcttgttcttgatgatgtggacAGTTCTGATCAAATTGATGCCCTACTTGGAAAACAATGTTCATTTGGTCGTGGAAGTAGAATCATTATAACGACCAGAGATAAGGGCCTACTTAGAGAATTTGATGTATATGAACCGGGATATTTAGATGAAGATCAAGCTCTTGAACTCTTTAAGAAGTATGCCTTCAGAACAATCGAACCCTTAACAGAATACGATCATCTCTCACAGCATGCCATAAAATATGCTCAAGGTCTGCCTTTAGCACTTAAAGTCTTGGGAGCCTCTCTCTATAAGAAAAGTGTACGTGAGTGGGAAGTTgagtttgaaaaaataaagaaatgccAGCACCTGGGAATTGAGGGTGTACTAAGGACAACCTTCGAAGGACTAGATCATCTACAGAAAACAGTACTTCTAgatattgcatgtttctttaaagaaatgaaaaaggacTATGCAACAGAAATTCTGGAGGCTTGTGGCCTCTTTCCCATAAGTGTATTACCAGTTCTAGTTGATAGAGCTCTTGTGACAAGCACTGGATACTATGTTGTGTTGACAATGCATGATTTACTATTGGACATGGCCTTGGGAATTGTCCGTCGAGAATCAAGCCTCAGTAGGTTGACGAGTTCTGATGAAATTGAGGAG GATACGAAAGCAGTTGAAAGTATAGACCTCGACTTGTACCACTCAAAAGGCATACGCATAAATGCTAAAGCTTTTGTTCACATGACGAAACTAAGACTGCTTAGAATCCGATATAACCGATCCATAGACTTTGTTGATGATTATTATGGTTCACGGGGGGAATTATACCATCTAATTGATGACTGTAAACAACAAGTGAGTGGGGAGTTAAAGTTCCTTTCTCACGAGTTGAGGTGTCTCATCTGGCATGGATGCCCCCTGAAATCTTTGCCATCCAATTTCAACCCAAAGCATCTAGTTGACCTTGACATGCGTTCTAGCCGCATCAGACAACTTTGGAAAGGAACCAAG CTTCTGAAGAAGTTGAAATACATTGATTTGAGTCTATCTCTATACCTTAAGGAGACGCCCGACTTAactgaggccacaaatcttgaGAAAGTAAACCTTGAAGGTTGTACAAGTTTATTGGAGGTTCACCCATCCATCTCTGATCTTAAGAACCTCGCTTTCTTGAGTCTAAAAGGGTGCAAAGAGCTTAAGATTCTTCCAAGCAGCTTCTGTATGAAATCTCTTAAGACCCTTGAGCTTTCTGGCTGCTCAAATCTCGACAAATTTCCTGAGATTTCAGAAGTTATGGCCGAGCTACCACGGCTTTCTTTAGATAAGACTGCAATTAAAGAACTGCCCTCATCAATAAAAAATCTTAGGGGGCTTGTCACTTTGAGCCTAAAAGATTGCAGAGAACTTGAGAGTCTCCCGAGCAGCATTTGTGAACTCAAGTCCCTTAGATATGTTACTCTCTCCGGGTGTTCTAAGTTTAAGGTGTTTCCAAAAATTGTGGGGGTAGAAGATATGAAAGGATTAATAGAGCTTCATATGGATGGAACGTCTATTGAAGAGTTTCTGCCACCAATTTCAGCTCTTGAAGAACTTGTTGTCTTGAGTCTAAGAGATTGCGAACAGCTTAAGAGTCTTCCTAGTAGCATTCATATGAAATCTCTTGACACGCTTATTCTTTCTGGATGTTCTAACCTTCAGAAGTTTCCGGAGATCTCAGAAAAAATGCGGAGGCTCTCAGAGCTTCATTTAGATGATATTGCAATTGTAGAACTGCCGCTGTCAATTAAAAATCTTTGCCAGCTGGAATCTTTGAGCCTTAAAGATTGTGGAGAACTCAAGAGTCTTCCAAGCAGCATTTTTGAACTTGAGAGCCTCAGTATGATTACTGTCTCTGGTTGTTCAAAGTTTAAGGTGTTTCCACAAAATGAAGAAGATTTGGAAGGACTACAAAAACTTGTTACATTGAGGCTGGAAGATTGCGGAGAACTTAGGAGTCTGCCGAGCTGCATTTGTCAACTCAAGTCCCTCAGATTTGTTGCTCTCTCTGGTTGTTCGAAGTTTGAGGTGTTTCCGGAAATTTTAGAAGATATGGATGAATTAAGAGAGCTTCATTTGGATGGAACGTCTATCAAAAACCTTTCCCCATCAATTGAACGGCTTAAGAGGATTATGTTATTGAACATGAGAAACTGCAGAAGCCTCATCTTTCTTCCTGAAAATATCTGTAATTTGTCATACCTTACAGGTCTCACTCTCTCAGGGTGCTTGAATCTCCATAACTTGCCCAAGAACTTGGGGAAATTAGAATCCTTGGTGGATCTTGAAGTACAGGGAAGTGGTATAGAGCAACCATTCTCTCTCTTGCATCCAAAGAAGTCACCATCATCATCAGCCAATTGCTTAGTTGGCATGGATCGCCATATAAATAAAATGCAATCGCTATTATGTCTTGATCAGGTGGATGATGTTCGTATTGTTGGAATATGTGGAATTGGGGGTATCGGCAAGACAACCATTGCTACAGCTGTTTATGATAAAATTGCTCCTCAATTTGAACACCATTGTTTTCTTGAGAATGTCAAGGAAGGTTTCATAAAGCATAGTGCAGAACAAATGCAGGAAGAACTTCTGACCAGAATCTTAAAGGTAAAGGTGCAGAGTTTAAGCATTTTGAACAGAGGCTCCAATATGCTTATCGAAAGGCTAGGTATGAAAAAAGTTCTAGTTGTTCTTGATGATATAGACGATATAACCCAGATTGAAACTCTGCTTGAAAAGCCATATTCATTTGGTGGTGGGAGTAGGATCATTGTAACAACTAGAAAGGAAGAAATAATGAGTGGATTTAAAATATATCGTCCCCAGCTATCAAATGTTGAAGCTGTTGAACTCTTCAGACATTTTGCCTTCAGAACAAATAAACCCTCAAGAGGGTATGGTGATCTGTCACGGCGTGCCACACAACATGCTCAAGTGCCTTTAGATCTTAAAGTCTGGGGAGCTTTTCTTTTCAACAAAAGTATACATGAGTGGGAAGATGCCTTGACGGATAAGCACACGGTTTATTGGGTGCTAACAACACACTTTTATGGCCTACATTACTCAGAGAGGAACATATTAATAGATGTTGCATGGttctttgaaggaatgaaaaAAGAGTATGCAACAAAAATTCTGCACGGTTGTGGCCTCTTTCCCTATAGTGCATTAAGAGGTCTAATTGATAGATCTCTCATATCTATCTCAGAAAGGGACGGGACTATCAAAATGCATGATTTACTACAGGGGATTGTTCGGGATTGTGTTCGCCACGAAGATGAACATGAACCTGGGAACCGCAGTAGATTAGAGGGTTACCAGGGAATTAGGTGTTTGTCAACTCAAGACCAG GTTACTAAAGCAGTTGAAGTTATAACCCTTGATCTGTCAAACTCAAAAGAGGTATACTTCATTGCAGAGGCTTTTGTTACAATGAAGAAATTAAGACTGCTCCAAATTTATGATAACGGCTCCATTAACTGTAAACAACATGTGATTGGAGACTTTGAGTTTATTTCTCATGAGTTGAGGTGTCTCATCTGGCATAGATACCCCGTAAAGTCTTTGCCATCCAATTTTTACCCAAAGAATCTTGTCGACCTTGACATGCGTTTTAGTCGCCTTGAACTACTTTGGGAAGGAACCAAG CTTCTGAAGTACTTGACATTCATCAATTTAAGTCACTCTCAGTATCTTAAGGAAATCCCTGACTTAAGCACGGCTCCAAATCTTGAGAAGCTAATTCTTGATGGTTGTACAAGTTTATTTGAGGTGCATCCATCCATTTGGAATCATAAAAACCTCATTTTCTTAAGTCTAAAAGGTTGCAGACAACTTGAGATTCTTCCAACCAACATCCATATGAAATCTCTTAAGACCCTTAATCTTTCTGGCTGCACAAATCTTGAGAAGTTTCCGGAGATTTCAGAAGTTATGATGGAGCTATCAGAGCTTGGTTTAGATGAGACTGCAATTAAAAAACTGCCCTCATCAATTGAACGGCTACAGGGGCTTAATGTATTAAGTATGAGAAACTGCACGAGCCTTGTCTCTCTTCCAGACAGCATCTGTAGTTTGGCACACCTTACATTTCTCAATCTGTCTGGGTGCTCAAAACTTTCCGACTTTCCTTACAGCTTGAGGAATAATACACAATCATTGACAATCAGTGGTTTAGAAGAACTCACATTCTGTATGAGAAACAAAGAAATAGAAAGTGAGATTTCATCAGATGAGTTCTTCAGTCTCTCTGAGAATTCATCGGAGTCGGGGGAAGAGGTTGatggaaaagaagagaaagtgGAGATGGGAGGGGGTAGTGCAAAGGGATGA